The DNA region GCAGAGTCTAGAGGGTATCGGAGACTCCAGAGGGCTTCCGAGGCTCCAAAGAATCTCGGGGTTCACAGGATCTCGGGATTCAGAGGGTCTCGGGGGTCTCTAGCAGGTGGGGAGTTCAGATAGTAAAGAGTGTTCCGAAGGGACCAGGGTACTTCAGAGGGTCTGGGAGACTCCAGAGGATCTTGGGGGACTCCAGAGGCTCGGTAGAGGATTCAAGCCAGCCTGTTGAGCATGTCCTTGGGGCTCCGGTGGATGGAGGTTCCATCTGGTCTCAAGGGTTCCAGCCGGTCTCAGGGCAGGTCTGACTTCACCAGCGCTTCTGCGGCTCAGTGGCACCCTGACTGATGCAGCCCCTATATCTGGCACCCCTGTCGCAGCTACATCGCTCTCATCGCCATGGCCATCCAACAGAGCCCCGCGGGCCGCGTAACCCTGTCCGGCATCTACGACTTTATCATGCGCAAGTTCCCCTATTACCGCGCCAACCAGCGCGCCTGGCAGAACTCCATCCGCCACAACCTGTCTCTCAACAGCTGCTTCGTCAAGgtgagcccctccccctcccgctgCGCACAGTGGACCCCCAAGTGTCCCCAGTCCTCCCTGGACCGGCAGAGGGGAGGGGTAGCGGGGTGTCACGGTGCGCACCAAAGTTCCTTTCTAGTAGATTCCCGCTGCCCCCGCCCCAACCCCTACAGCCCCGCACACACTTGCCTGAGGCGCGTCCTGCCCCGGGTCTGGGGACACTCTCTGGGACTCACACTCCCGCAGGTGCCACGGACCGAGGGCCACGACAAGGGCAAAGGCAACTACTGGACGTTCGCGGGTGGCTGCGAGTCCCTCCTGGACCTTTTCGAGAATGGCAACTTTCGTCGGCGACGCAGGCGACGCGGCCCCAAGCGTGAGGAGGCTCCGGGCCCCCTCGAGCCAACAGCACACGAGTCCCAGGGTCCCGACGGCGCTCAAGTCCCAAATCACGAGGCCCAGGCCAGCTCtgtgacacacagagacatcaaATTCAGCATTGACTACATCCTATCTTCCCCGGACCCTTTCCCGGCTCTCAGGTCGTCCTGTCACTCACAGGAAGCCAGGTACCCGGCTCTGGAGCCCCAGCAAGTGAGCTTCCAGTTTTGGGCTGCATGAGGTGGCCTCTGGGTCTCTGCCCCAGTGGCTGCTGCAGCCAGTTGAGGACTCGAGCCTGGTTCTCCCCTGAAGGCAGAACTTGAACCATGCATCTTGAATCAAGAACCTGGACATTGCCACATCTGCATACTTCTTCCCAGACTGCCCAGGGGGACTCAGCCCTTCATTTGGAGAGATCTGGAGACCTTCTTATAAAAGGTATTTATGGTGATGTTGTgactttataaagaataaaaacagttcTCTCGCAGGCAAACCTGACTCCGATTCAGCTCCACTTCGGGATGTGCTGTGGTCTCTCTCACTGAATCCCCCTACATCAAGCAGTAAAATCGACCTAGGCTCTCCAGTATCAGGTAGCATTTTGTCTTCAATCATGTGACAGATGGCTTTGTAGACACTCCCACTCCAAAGTTAACGTGTGCTCAGTAACTTACTTGTGAAGCTGGTGAAGGAGTTCCCTGTAGTTGAAGAGAATGGGGTTTAAAGCAGTATAGACAGATGCTAATCTAGCCTGTAACTATTACTTACCCCCAAGGCTTCCATTGATGTCAAGCTATGAGAGACATAACCAGAAGTAGCTATCCTGTGTTCCCAGCAGTGACGTACCAGACATGGTGACACAGGTTTGtcatcccaacacttaggaggctgaggcaggagggttacaagttcaaggcctgtctgggcaAAATTAGTCAGATCTTGCTTCAAAATAAAAGGCACTCTAAGAAACGCAAGCAGTATGTTCTCTGTACAGGGacgaggaaaggaagaaaggagggagagtggACAGGGAGGGGAGCCTATTCCCattcttctccatctctgccaGCTTCCTGGCGGGCAGGGACTCTAGCAAGGGACGGAGGGTACGGGCTGCAAGGAAGTGCTCAAGACCGGAATCCTCCAAGACAAATGTAAATGATTTTATTACCATTGAGATGGGCTGTTTAAGTGACACAATCAGGTGCTGTGAAATAAATGCCCACTGTTCCCATTtttcacccccccaccccccttttttgcAGCCCCCCTGTTTGCAGTGACTTAATTTGAACACTTAGTACTCTGATGTGCTCTCTGATTCGTCCTTTGAAAGACAAAATCACTCCCAGACCAGTCTAGCTGTCTCTAATTGAAAATTGCAATCAGAAATGGGCTACCGAAAAAGgaaggtgggcagaggcaggagagagtcACAGGACAGATCTCTAAGGCCTAGCCACCATTCTGGGCTGAGAGGGTAATCCCTTTGTTCCAATGCCTGATCCATAGAGTCTTTACAGGCTGGGGAAAATGGAAGAGGCTCCGGGCCCTGCAGTGGATCTCCTTTAAGgcagcatggctgttctctgacctccagatcCTGCTGAGCATTAACCTTTACCTAGCAGCTGTTCCCACCCCAAtgcagcaggaggagaggggggcCCCTTTCCCACAGCGCTTTCCAAAGGTGCAGATTCCCCGTCTTGGCAAAGCCACCTTCAGGTTTCCAGAACTCTGCTGCTCTCACCAAAACATCCAACATGTACATAGGTTCTGCCTGATGGAGTAACAGTCACCCAGACCTGTGCTTGCTCCATGTCGGCTCCCTCCTCTGCCCTGGCTTGTCTGGGCTGCCaggatggtgtgtgtgcatgtgtgcatgtgtgtgtgtgtgtgtgtgtgtgtgtgtgtgtgtgtatacacgtgcaCTGAGGTCATGCATCTGTCTGTGTCCTTGTTTTGTATGTCTATCTGTCCATCAGGTATGTTAGAAGCATCGATTCAAATCACAATTGATCTACTACAGTATACACATCAGAGGTGGCTCAGACAGTGTCcaaagatacattttattttctgctaCCGACTGAGCAAATACAATTTGTGTTTGATCTTTTGAGTGCTTGCTTGCTTCATACAGTTTGCTCTTATTAGCAAAGTCTGATTTGAAACAGGAAAGCCCCTTTCCCTGAGCAAGACAGAAAGCCTTAGGGAGACTGCACACAGGTTCACTACCAAAAGCCATCTTGACAACCACAGACAGGAGAGGCGAAGCCGGTGCTAGGGGAGGCCGGTATACCTTGAGGTTTGGCGGTCACTTTGTGGAGGCTATCAATCATGTTCTTAGAAGCAAAGGGACATTTCCAGTTTGCCAGCGTGTGATATCCCAGGACTTCAGGAGTGAGTGGCATTTAATACCAATAACATAACAGGGGTGAGGGCTGGCCGTGACCTATTCAAATGTCGCTGCCACCACGCAGACTCGCCCAACGTGATTATAATTAAATACTTTATGCCGCTCTTGCAAATCCGCAGATTGATCATCGATACGTACATTACCAGTGCATTACCCCGAGCAGATGTCTGCCACGCTCGTGTCACGGATCAGTAGGTTTCCATTAACAAAGTTGGGAGGTGCTGCCAAGTACAAGTTCGGGGGGAAATATGTGTGAGTTACCATGGTCCCAAACAAAAGTTCCTGAGCTAGGCTTCAAATCTCTGAAGCCCcagaagaaggcagagggagTACAGTGAGCTTCAGAGGGCAGACTGCCTAATTCAAGCTGTGGCTCTCTGTGTGGGATCTGGTGGGAGGTCCAGCAACCTCCCTAGCTAGCAGCAAAAGGTGGCTGTTTCCCACAGCAAGCCAGAATACACCTCTGGGTTCCTGCCGCCTGGAAGCTGTTGACCAGGACAATGTAGCAAACACCCCAGGTTGGCGTTGCCACCACGGGCCACAGGGGCACAGACACTGCCAAAATCGAAGACCCTGAGAAAAGGCGTTCCTATGAGAGCCCAGATCTAAGACTGAGAGCATTGGGGGCTTGTAGAGTAGATCAGGTAGCAAATAATATGGCCACAAGGAGACATGGAAATAGATTCCAGCTTGCCCCAGGCCAGACTGACCCTTGGGACTGCAGCTTCTTCATTTATACCAGTCTGTCCCTCCTGACATTCTGGCTTCCATCTTTCAACATCCATCCGTGTCAGTACTGTTGGTGCCTGGGATTGAGACGAACGGATGTGGACCTGCTGCAACCTGAAGTGAGGACTAAAGGTTCCCTCTTTGATCTCTTGGACACCTCACTTCCTTGAAGCCACTTCCTACCCCTCAGAGAAGCTACCTTGTAGTATTCCTCGGGCAtctgaggcagacagagagacaaggtgTTTTCCTTGGGTCATCTGTCTGTAGCTCTATCCAACTTTTTGGGATAGTCTCCCGTTATGAATGCACTCCTATTTCTGATGGCGGCCTGCTCTCAGGCTTCCCCCCCCCCAGCAACCCCtccattcccaccccacccccaccagagtTTCCTCACCAAAGCCATGTTCTCTCCCACCTTTTGCATTATGACACAATAAGGAAGTCTCCCTGCCCTCAGAACAGGCCTGAGCTGTGAGGTCTAGACCAGAGTGTGCTTGTCTCAAAGCCTGGGTCCCAGAAGGTCTCAGCACATACAGTCTAAAGTAGACTACATCCTGAAGCCTGCATCTCtccaaaatgtaaaaatgaatacaGGTATCATGGGACCTATGGCAGTCCTGTGTCTCTTCCAGTGCCTAGGTTCATCTCTGTCTGACCCCTACCATCTTGGATAGACCCTACCACCACCTATACCAGCTATTGGCTCTACCCAGGCAGTTTCCAGATGGCCCTCTAGGTGGATTCTGTTGAAATCTGTTACTCTGCCCCATGCAGAATGTTTACTGACTCAGACCTGAGAAATCAGCTTCTGCAGCTTGAAATTCTGGCCTTGGGATGCTGATCTATGTCTCCTAATTTGTGGGAGCCATCAAAGGTCTCGTGGAGAACAGAGAAGGCAGTGCCTGGACTGGAGAGAGGCTGAAGGTGTCCCTCCTTGTCAGGCTAGAGGATCTGTAGGGAAGCTACTGTAGAACAAGGCCATCTGCCCACATGCATGGTGACAGGGCCATGCCTACACAGTAGAgggaggggtgctgggaactgggggCAGGACTTGGGGCACAAGGGTTGGGAAAAGGAGAAGTAAAAGGACATCAGTCATCCACAGGATCCTGGAAACCCCACCACATGGTCTGAGGACAGGCAGACAGTCTTCATGTAGCAGCGGCATAATCCTGCATGTGCCAAattttctctctgcctgccaCTTCTCTGAGCATCTCATCTCAAGAGTGCCAGTAGCCTGGGGTTAGAAATACTATCTgctgagctggagaaatggctcagaggttaagagcatgtgcaTCCACAtcttcacaaccacctgtaactacagttccaggagatacaacaccttcctctggcctccatgggcacctgcacttgtatccatatccacacacagagaacatGCATTTacagaattaa from Mastomys coucha isolate ucsf_1 unplaced genomic scaffold, UCSF_Mcou_1 pScaffold22, whole genome shotgun sequence includes:
- the LOC116070971 gene encoding forkhead box protein I2-like isoform X1; amino-acid sequence: MFDSSQYPYNCFNDDADDYPAGSSDEEKRLTRPAYSYIALIAMAIQQSPAGRVTLSGIYDFIMRKFPYYRANQRAWQNSIRHNLSLNSCFVKVPRTEGHDKGKGNYWTFAGGCESLLDLFENGNFRRRRRRRGPKREEAPGPLEPTAHESQGPDGAQVPNHEAQASSVTHRDIKFSIDYILSSPDPFPALRSSCHSQEARYPALEPQQVSFQFWAA
- the LOC116070971 gene encoding forkhead box protein I2-like isoform X2; this translates as MAIQQSPAGRVTLSGIYDFIMRKFPYYRANQRAWQNSIRHNLSLNSCFVKVPRTEGHDKGKGNYWTFAGGCESLLDLFENGNFRRRRRRRGPKREEAPGPLEPTAHESQGPDGAQVPNHEAQASSVTHRDIKFSIDYILSSPDPFPALRSSCHSQEARYPALEPQQVSFQFWAA